A single region of the Aptenodytes patagonicus chromosome 7, bAptPat1.pri.cur, whole genome shotgun sequence genome encodes:
- the BTBD10 gene encoding BTB/POZ domain-containing protein 10 isoform X1, whose product MPKDADLAFKAAFLEGTEFLCALISKLFPCFCVSSLIDTRGSTSSRIAKGIDYTKMSLHGASGGHERSRDRRRSSDRSRDSSHERAESQLTPCIRNVTSPTRQYHSDREKDHSSSRPSSPRPQKTSPNGSVVSMGNSSRNSSQSSSDGSCKAGGEMVFVYENGKEGARNLRTSERVTLIVDNTRFVVDPSIFTAQPNTMLGRMFGSGREHNFTRPNEKGEYEVAEGIGSTVFRAILDYYKTGVIRCPDGISIPELREACDYLCISFEYSTIKCRDLSALMHELSNDGARKQFEFYLEEMILPLMVASAQSGERECHIVVLTDDDVVDWDEEYPPQMGEEYSQIIYSTKLYRFFKYIENRDVAKSVLKERGLKKIRLGIEGYPTYKEKVKKRPGGRPEVIYNYVQRPFIRMSWEKEEGKSRHVDFQCVKSKSITNLAAAAADIPQDQLVVMHPTPQVDELDILPIHPPPNNSEVDAEGQNPPL is encoded by the exons ATGCCAAAGGATGCTGATCTGGCTTTCAAAGCTGCCTTCTTGGAAGGAACAGAATTCCTTTGTGCTctgatttcaaaattatttccatgctTTTGTGTTTCCTCCCTGATAGATACAAGAGGAAG cacCTCATCTCGTATTGCTAAAGGAATAGACTATACGAAAATGAGCCTCCACGGTGCAAGTGGTGGACATGAGAGATCAAGGGACAGACGCAGATCAAGTGACAGATCTCGTGACTCATCCCATGAAAGAGCAGAATCTCAGCTCACTCCATGCATCAGGAATGTTACTTCGCCAACAAGACAGTATCATTCTG ATCGAGAAAAGGATCATAGTTCGTCTCGACCAAGCAGCCCTCGTCCTCAGAAGACTTCCCCTAACGGTTCCGTTGTTAGCATggggaacagcagcagaaacagtaGCCAATCAAGTTCAGATGGGAGCTGCAAGGCTGGTGGGGAAATGGTGTTCGtatatgaaaatggaaaagaggGAGCTCGGAATCTAAGAACTTCTGAACGAGTAACACTCATAGTGGACAACACCAGATTTGTTGTAGATCCTTCTATCTTTACCGCACAACCTAATACCATGTTGGGCAG GATGTTTGGATCAGGCAGAGAACATAACTTTACACGTCCTAATGAAAAAGGAGAGTATGAAGTTGCTGAAGGAATTGGTTCCACTGTGTTTCGTGCTATTCTG GATTACTACAAGACTGGAGTGATACGCTGTCCTGATGGGATATCTATTCCTGAATTGAGAGAAGCATGTGACTATCTCTGTATCTCTTTTGAGTATAGTACTATTAAATGCAGAGATCTCA GTGCTCTCATGCATGAATTGTCAAATGATGGTGCTCGCAAACAATTTGAGTTTTATCTAGAAGAAATGATTCTCCCATTAATGGTAGCCAGTGCCCAAAGTGGTGAGAGGGAGTGCCACATCGTTGTGCTGACAGATGATGATGTGGTTGACTGGGATGAAGAGTATCCTCCGCAAATGGGAGAGGAGTATTCACAAA ttatttacaGCACAAAGTTGTATAGATTCTTCAAATACATTGAAAATCGAGATGTGGCCAAATCAGTTCTGAAGGAAAGGGGGCTCAAGAAGATCCGACTGGGCATTGAAG GTTACCCTACATAcaaagagaaagtgaaaaagcGACCGGGCGGAAGGCCGGAGGTGATTTACAACTATGTCCAAAGACCGTTTATTCGGATGTcatgggagaaggaagaaggaaagagtcGGCACGTTGACTTTCAGTGTGTGAAAAGCAAATCCATTACAAATttagcagcagcggcagcagatATACCCCAGGACCAGCTTGTGGTAATGCATCCTACCCCCCAAGTAGACGAGCTGGATATTCTGCCTATTCATCCTCCACCTAACAACAGTGAGGTGGATGCTGAGGGACAAAACCCACCGCTCTGA
- the BTBD10 gene encoding BTB/POZ domain-containing protein 10 isoform X2 encodes MAGRPHPYDSNSSDPENWDRKLHNRPRKLCKHSSTSSRIAKGIDYTKMSLHGASGGHERSRDRRRSSDRSRDSSHERAESQLTPCIRNVTSPTRQYHSDREKDHSSSRPSSPRPQKTSPNGSVVSMGNSSRNSSQSSSDGSCKAGGEMVFVYENGKEGARNLRTSERVTLIVDNTRFVVDPSIFTAQPNTMLGRMFGSGREHNFTRPNEKGEYEVAEGIGSTVFRAILDYYKTGVIRCPDGISIPELREACDYLCISFEYSTIKCRDLSALMHELSNDGARKQFEFYLEEMILPLMVASAQSGERECHIVVLTDDDVVDWDEEYPPQMGEEYSQIIYSTKLYRFFKYIENRDVAKSVLKERGLKKIRLGIEGYPTYKEKVKKRPGGRPEVIYNYVQRPFIRMSWEKEEGKSRHVDFQCVKSKSITNLAAAAADIPQDQLVVMHPTPQVDELDILPIHPPPNNSEVDAEGQNPPL; translated from the exons cacCTCATCTCGTATTGCTAAAGGAATAGACTATACGAAAATGAGCCTCCACGGTGCAAGTGGTGGACATGAGAGATCAAGGGACAGACGCAGATCAAGTGACAGATCTCGTGACTCATCCCATGAAAGAGCAGAATCTCAGCTCACTCCATGCATCAGGAATGTTACTTCGCCAACAAGACAGTATCATTCTG ATCGAGAAAAGGATCATAGTTCGTCTCGACCAAGCAGCCCTCGTCCTCAGAAGACTTCCCCTAACGGTTCCGTTGTTAGCATggggaacagcagcagaaacagtaGCCAATCAAGTTCAGATGGGAGCTGCAAGGCTGGTGGGGAAATGGTGTTCGtatatgaaaatggaaaagaggGAGCTCGGAATCTAAGAACTTCTGAACGAGTAACACTCATAGTGGACAACACCAGATTTGTTGTAGATCCTTCTATCTTTACCGCACAACCTAATACCATGTTGGGCAG GATGTTTGGATCAGGCAGAGAACATAACTTTACACGTCCTAATGAAAAAGGAGAGTATGAAGTTGCTGAAGGAATTGGTTCCACTGTGTTTCGTGCTATTCTG GATTACTACAAGACTGGAGTGATACGCTGTCCTGATGGGATATCTATTCCTGAATTGAGAGAAGCATGTGACTATCTCTGTATCTCTTTTGAGTATAGTACTATTAAATGCAGAGATCTCA GTGCTCTCATGCATGAATTGTCAAATGATGGTGCTCGCAAACAATTTGAGTTTTATCTAGAAGAAATGATTCTCCCATTAATGGTAGCCAGTGCCCAAAGTGGTGAGAGGGAGTGCCACATCGTTGTGCTGACAGATGATGATGTGGTTGACTGGGATGAAGAGTATCCTCCGCAAATGGGAGAGGAGTATTCACAAA ttatttacaGCACAAAGTTGTATAGATTCTTCAAATACATTGAAAATCGAGATGTGGCCAAATCAGTTCTGAAGGAAAGGGGGCTCAAGAAGATCCGACTGGGCATTGAAG GTTACCCTACATAcaaagagaaagtgaaaaagcGACCGGGCGGAAGGCCGGAGGTGATTTACAACTATGTCCAAAGACCGTTTATTCGGATGTcatgggagaaggaagaaggaaagagtcGGCACGTTGACTTTCAGTGTGTGAAAAGCAAATCCATTACAAATttagcagcagcggcagcagatATACCCCAGGACCAGCTTGTGGTAATGCATCCTACCCCCCAAGTAGACGAGCTGGATATTCTGCCTATTCATCCTCCACCTAACAACAGTGAGGTGGATGCTGAGGGACAAAACCCACCGCTCTGA
- the BTBD10 gene encoding BTB/POZ domain-containing protein 10 isoform X3 yields MSLHGASGGHERSRDRRRSSDRSRDSSHERAESQLTPCIRNVTSPTRQYHSDREKDHSSSRPSSPRPQKTSPNGSVVSMGNSSRNSSQSSSDGSCKAGGEMVFVYENGKEGARNLRTSERVTLIVDNTRFVVDPSIFTAQPNTMLGRMFGSGREHNFTRPNEKGEYEVAEGIGSTVFRAILDYYKTGVIRCPDGISIPELREACDYLCISFEYSTIKCRDLSALMHELSNDGARKQFEFYLEEMILPLMVASAQSGERECHIVVLTDDDVVDWDEEYPPQMGEEYSQIIYSTKLYRFFKYIENRDVAKSVLKERGLKKIRLGIEGYPTYKEKVKKRPGGRPEVIYNYVQRPFIRMSWEKEEGKSRHVDFQCVKSKSITNLAAAAADIPQDQLVVMHPTPQVDELDILPIHPPPNNSEVDAEGQNPPL; encoded by the exons ATGAGCCTCCACGGTGCAAGTGGTGGACATGAGAGATCAAGGGACAGACGCAGATCAAGTGACAGATCTCGTGACTCATCCCATGAAAGAGCAGAATCTCAGCTCACTCCATGCATCAGGAATGTTACTTCGCCAACAAGACAGTATCATTCTG ATCGAGAAAAGGATCATAGTTCGTCTCGACCAAGCAGCCCTCGTCCTCAGAAGACTTCCCCTAACGGTTCCGTTGTTAGCATggggaacagcagcagaaacagtaGCCAATCAAGTTCAGATGGGAGCTGCAAGGCTGGTGGGGAAATGGTGTTCGtatatgaaaatggaaaagaggGAGCTCGGAATCTAAGAACTTCTGAACGAGTAACACTCATAGTGGACAACACCAGATTTGTTGTAGATCCTTCTATCTTTACCGCACAACCTAATACCATGTTGGGCAG GATGTTTGGATCAGGCAGAGAACATAACTTTACACGTCCTAATGAAAAAGGAGAGTATGAAGTTGCTGAAGGAATTGGTTCCACTGTGTTTCGTGCTATTCTG GATTACTACAAGACTGGAGTGATACGCTGTCCTGATGGGATATCTATTCCTGAATTGAGAGAAGCATGTGACTATCTCTGTATCTCTTTTGAGTATAGTACTATTAAATGCAGAGATCTCA GTGCTCTCATGCATGAATTGTCAAATGATGGTGCTCGCAAACAATTTGAGTTTTATCTAGAAGAAATGATTCTCCCATTAATGGTAGCCAGTGCCCAAAGTGGTGAGAGGGAGTGCCACATCGTTGTGCTGACAGATGATGATGTGGTTGACTGGGATGAAGAGTATCCTCCGCAAATGGGAGAGGAGTATTCACAAA ttatttacaGCACAAAGTTGTATAGATTCTTCAAATACATTGAAAATCGAGATGTGGCCAAATCAGTTCTGAAGGAAAGGGGGCTCAAGAAGATCCGACTGGGCATTGAAG GTTACCCTACATAcaaagagaaagtgaaaaagcGACCGGGCGGAAGGCCGGAGGTGATTTACAACTATGTCCAAAGACCGTTTATTCGGATGTcatgggagaaggaagaaggaaagagtcGGCACGTTGACTTTCAGTGTGTGAAAAGCAAATCCATTACAAATttagcagcagcggcagcagatATACCCCAGGACCAGCTTGTGGTAATGCATCCTACCCCCCAAGTAGACGAGCTGGATATTCTGCCTATTCATCCTCCACCTAACAACAGTGAGGTGGATGCTGAGGGACAAAACCCACCGCTCTGA